In Thiohalobacter sp., the genomic stretch TCGGTGCTGCGCCTGAACAAGGGGGTGTTCGAGGTGCTGGCCACCGCGGGCGACACGGCGCTGGGTGGCGACGACATGGATCGTGCCATTGCCCGCTGGATCATGGCCCAGGCCGGCATCGCCGATGACGCCGATCATCACCAGATGCGCCGGCTGATGCGCGACGCCTGCGCCGCCAAGGAGGCGCTGACCGGGGCCGATCGCGTGCCGCTGGACATCGAGCTGGCCGATGACCGCCGCTGGCAGGGCGAGCTCAGCCGTGAGCAACTGAACGAACTGGTCGATCCGCTGATCAGCCGGACGCTGTCGCCCTGCCGCCGTGCCCTGCGCGACGCCGGCCTCAAGGCCGAGGATGTCCGCGAGGTGGTGATGGTCGGCGGCTCCACCCGGGTGCCGCGGGTGCGCGAGCGGGTGGGCGAATTCTTCGGCCGGCCGCCGCTGGTGGACATCGATCCCGACAGGGTGGTGGCCATCGGTGCCGCCATCCAGGCCGACATCCTGGCCGGCAACAAGCCCGAGGACGAGATGCTGCTGCTGGACGTGATCCCGCTGTCGCTGGGCATAGAGACCATGGGCGGGCTGGTGGAGAAGATCATTCCGCGCAATACCACCATCCCGGTGGCGCGTGCGCAGGAGTTCACCACCTTCAAGGACGGCCAGACCGCCATGGCCCTGCACGTGGTTCAGGGTGAGCGCGAACTGGTCAGCGACTGCCGGTCCCTGGCGCGCTTCGAGCTGCGCGGCATCCCGCCCATGGTGGCCGGGGCAGCGCGTATCCGCGTCACCTTCCAGGTGGATGCCGACGGCCTGCTCAGTGTCACCGCGCGCGAGCAGACCAGCGGGGTGGCGGCGAGCATCGAGGTGAAGCCTTCCTACGGCCTTTCCGACAGCGAGATCGAAACCATGCTGCGCGACTCCATGGAACACGCCAGCGACGACATGGTGGCCCGCCGGCTGCGCGAGCAGCAGGTGGAGGCCACGCGGGTGCTGGAGGCCCTGCGCGCGGCGCTGGCCGAGGATGGCGACCGTTTCTTGGATACCGACGAGCGCGCCCGCATCGAGCAGGCCGCCGCGGCCCTGGAAAGCGCTGCCGAGGGCGAGGATCCGGAGGCCATCAAGCGCGCCATCGAGGCGCTGGAAAAGGCCAGCGAGGCCTATGTGGCGCGGCGCATGGATGCCAGTATTCGCGCCGCCATGGCCGGACACAAGGTCGACGAATTCGAGTGAGAGACTGACATGACACGCATCATATTTCTGCCCCATGAGGAAATCTGTCCCGAGGGCGCGGTGGTCGAGGTCGAGCCGGGCACGACCATCTGCGACGCAGCGCTGGCCAACGGCATCGAGATCGAGCACGCCTGCGAGAAGTCCTGCGCCTGCACCACCTGCCACGTCTATGTCCGCGAGGGCGCCGACTCGCTCAACGAGCCGGAAGAGGACGAGGAGGACATGCTGGACAAGGCCTGGGGTCTGGATCCGGATTCGCGGCTGTCCTGCCAGGCGGTGGTCGGCGACAAGGAACTGGTGATCGAGATTCCCAAGTACACCATCAACATGGTGAGCGAGAATCACTGACGAGGAGACGCCCATGGGCCTGAAGTGGACCGATACGCTGGACATCGCCATTGCGCTGGACGAGGCACACCCGGACGTCGATCCGCTGCACGTGAATTTCGTGGAGCTGCGCAACTGGGTGATCGCGCTGGACGAGTTCGACGACGACCCCGACCGCTCCGGCGAGAAGATCCTCGAGGCCATCCAGATGGCCTGGATCGAGGAACGCGAGTGAGGCCGGGCGCCGCGATTGCCCGAAACCCCCTTGAGGGGTAAGATATTTCCCCAACTCGAATGATAAACCCGCGATTTATCGCGGGTTTATCCGTCTTGAGGCGGATACCTGCCTCGGGATCTTCCCTCAATCCAGATGATCGGAGTGAACATGGCGGTAGAACGCACCCTTTCCATCATCAAGCCCGATGCCGTGGCGAAGAACGTGATTGGAGAGATCTATAGCCGTTTCGAACGGAACGGGCTGCGTATCGTGGCAGCGAAGATGCTGCATCTGACCCGCGAGCAGGCGGGTGCCTTCTATGATGTCCATCGCGAGCGCCCCTTCTTTGGCG encodes the following:
- the fdx gene encoding ISC system 2Fe-2S type ferredoxin; translated protein: MTRIIFLPHEEICPEGAVVEVEPGTTICDAALANGIEIEHACEKSCACTTCHVYVREGADSLNEPEEDEEDMLDKAWGLDPDSRLSCQAVVGDKELVIEIPKYTINMVSENH
- the iscX gene encoding Fe-S cluster assembly protein IscX, with amino-acid sequence MGLKWTDTLDIAIALDEAHPDVDPLHVNFVELRNWVIALDEFDDDPDRSGEKILEAIQMAWIEERE
- the hscA gene encoding Fe-S protein assembly chaperone HscA, which translates into the protein MALLQISEPGQSTAPHQHRLAAGIDLGTTNSLVATVRSGQAETLPDAAGRHLLPSVVRYLPDGQVVVGHEALAAAAEDPLNTIASVKRFMGRGVEDVRHLGSRLPYEFVAGDSGMPRIRTVAGDVSPVEVSAEILKTLRERAEQTLGGELVGVVITVPAYFDDAQRQATKDAARLAGLNVLRLLNEPTAAAVAYGLDRKGEGVIVVYDLGGGTFDVSVLRLNKGVFEVLATAGDTALGGDDMDRAIARWIMAQAGIADDADHHQMRRLMRDACAAKEALTGADRVPLDIELADDRRWQGELSREQLNELVDPLISRTLSPCRRALRDAGLKAEDVREVVMVGGSTRVPRVRERVGEFFGRPPLVDIDPDRVVAIGAAIQADILAGNKPEDEMLLLDVIPLSLGIETMGGLVEKIIPRNTTIPVARAQEFTTFKDGQTAMALHVVQGERELVSDCRSLARFELRGIPPMVAGAARIRVTFQVDADGLLSVTAREQTSGVAASIEVKPSYGLSDSEIETMLRDSMEHASDDMVARRLREQQVEATRVLEALRAALAEDGDRFLDTDERARIEQAAAALESAAEGEDPEAIKRAIEALEKASEAYVARRMDASIRAAMAGHKVDEFE